GTGCAACGAGAAATGGAATTAGGGGATGGTTCTGCTATACGTTTGACCATATCTAGATATTATACGCCTACTGGGCGGTCTATTCAAAAAGATTATACCAAAGGACATAAAGATTATTATCAGAAATTTACAGACCGTTATTCAAGTGGGGAATTAGTTTCAGTAGATAGTATAAAAGTAGCCGATTCTTTAAAATTTACGACGCCTAAAGGTAAAGTGGTTTACGGAGGAGGAGGTATAATACCAGATGTTTTTGTTCCTATTGGAGATTACAATGAAGAAACAATCTCTTCATTAGAAAGTGTGGGTATCTTATCAAGATTTGCATTCAACCATTTAGAAGAAGATAGAACACGATATAAAGATTACACGGAAGCTCAATTCATCAAAAATTTTAAAGTAGATGATATTCTTTTTCAGAAATTTATTGACTACATGGTTCAGTTTGGAGCACAAGGGTATAATACCTTTAGTTACTCCGACTTTGAGCATAAAATAAAACTATACATTAAGGCCTCTATTGCGGAGCAAATATTTAATCCTAATGCATATGCAATTATAAAAGGACAAGATGATAGTATGCTTCTTGAGGTGTTAGAATTAGATAATCCTAGTAAAAACAGCGATCAAGAAACTGAAGAAAACGAAGACTAGTTGCGTTCTATTTTTTCCTGAATTTTTTTAGACATCATAAAGATTACAATTAAAACAATTGCACATAATGATGCTACAATACCTATAAGAGCAATAACACTATCGCCTTGCATAGGGTTACTGTAGTCTATTACGGTTGCATTATAAACTATTAAGGCAACTGCAATAACGATTAATACAATACTTACAATTTTACTCATATCTCAGAATTTTGAACTTTAATTAAAAAAGTTGATTAATGTTCGCTGCAAATAATTTTACAGCGATGGCTAATAGGATAACACCAAAAACTTTTCTGATGACACTTAATCCTGTCTGCCCTAACAACTTTTCTATTTTTTTAGAAGATTTTAAAACAAGGTATACAAAGATGATGTTGATTATAATGGCGACTATGATGTTTTCTACGTAATATTCTGCTCGTAAGGATAGAATTGAAGTCATTGTACCCGCTCCAGCAATTAGTGGAAAAGCGATAGGGACTATTGAAGCACTTTCGGGGGCGTCATCACGATACAAGGTAATGCCTAAAATCATTTCTATTGCAAGGAAAAAGATAATAAAAGAACCTGCAACGGCAAATGAATTGACATCAATGCCGATTAAGCTCAAAATTTCATCACCAATAAAGAGGAAAGCTATCATGATAACTGCGGCAACAATAGATGCTTTTTCAGATTGAATATGACCAACTTTGTTGCGTAAACCAACAATAATGGGGATACTTCCTAAAATATCTATTACAGCAAATAAGACCATTGTTGCTGTAGCAATTTCTTTAAAATCGAAATGAAATTCCATAACTTGAAAATATGTGCAAATTTACAGTTTAAATCAAGTATTAGCGGTTTTAATCAGAAATAAATATAGATAAGGGTATCTTTGAATTTTTAAATATAGATATGTTTCAAATAGGAAAAACTTTAGTCTCTGAAGAAATAATAGAAAATGATTTTGTGTGTAATCTAACAGCTTGCAAAGGTGCTTGTTGTGTTGATGGTGATGCAGGAGCTCCGTTAGAGGAGAAGGAAACCGAAATACTTGTTGATATTTATCAAAAAGTGAAACCTTTTTTAAGAGCAGAAGGAATTGCTGTAATAGAAGACGAAGGGGCTTTTGTTAAAGGTGAAGATGGTGAATGGGAAACGCCATTGGTAAATGGCAGTGAATGTGCTTATGTTGTTTTTGCGGATAATGGAACTGCAAAATGTGGTCTAGAAGAAGCATACAATGCGGGCGCTACGAAGTGGAAAAAACCTGTTTCATGTCACATGTATCCAGTACGTATTCGTGAGTATTCAGAATTTACGGCAGTGAACTATCATAAATGGCATATTTGTGATCCTGCATGTTCATTAGGAGAAGAATTAAAAGTGCCCGTTTATAAGTTTCTAAAAGAAGCTTTGATAAGAAAATTTGGTGCTAAATGGTATGATGAATTGGAAGTTGCAGCAGCAGAATATCTTAAATAGTTGGGATTGATACAATAACTGTGGTTCCGCAGGGTTTTTTATTTTCATCATATAAATCTATAATCTGGACCTCATATGTATTCTGAAAGTCTTTAGAAAAATTTGCTAATCGTTCTTTAGTGATATCGATACCGATAGATTTTCTTTTGAGAACTTTATTTTCTTTTATAACTTCGGCAGCGGCTCTTCCTATACCGTTGTCCGTGATAGCTATGGTTGTAAAATAATCGTTTTCTTGCTTAATGTCTATATGAATACTTTTGCCGTCTTCTCTTGTAGATAAACCGTGCCAAATAGCATTTTCTAAAAACGGCTGTAATATTAACGAAGGTATTTTTATAGCGTTAGGGTCAATGCCATTTTCTATATTTATTTGAAAATCTATTTCATTTGAAAACCGAATGTTTTCAATATTCATGTATAACTCAATAGTTTCTAGTTCTTCTGCAAGAGAAATTTCTTTTAATGAAGAGGCTTCGAGTATTTTGCGGACTAATTTTGAAAATTTATTAAGATAGTATACCGCATTTTTCTTTTCATTATTGATAATGTAAAGTTTAATTGAGTTCAAGGAATTAAATAAGAAATGTGGATTCATTTGGCTTCGCAACATACTTTGTTCTAAAGTCAATAATTTTTTTTCGTTTTTAAGTTGAAACTGGCGGTATAGGATATACAGTATTAAGGATGAAAGTGCTAGTAAGAGCGTGCTAATAAGAAGTGTATTTTCGTTTTTCCTTAATTTAAGACGTACGAGTTCATTTTCTCTTGCAAGCGCTTCAATTTGGCTGTTCTTCTTTTCGGTGTCATATCTAAATAAAACATCATTTACATACCTTACGTTTGTTTCATTGGTAATGTCATCTTCAATTTCTTTAGAGCGTTTGTAAAAAAGCAATGATTTCTCATAGTCATTTTTTTTGATGAATAGATTAGAGAGGTGATTGTAGCCGATAGCTTGAGAGCGAGGTAAATCATACTTTACGGAAAGTCGGATGCCTTCTATTAAATTTTCTTCAGAAGCCTCCAATTCTCCTAACTCCATTTGGGCCCACCCTAAATTAATAAATACAGAAGAACTTATAAAATGATCTCCTAATGCAATAGACTTAGATAAGGTAGTTTTAAGTATTTCTTTAGCTTTTAAGGTTTTTTTCTGTTTTATAAATACCTGGGCGATGCTATTATTGCAAATAACACGTCCCATATCATTATTCATTTCCTCGTTAAATGCTAGTGATTTTCTATAGTAATTTAATGCGGTTCTTAAGTCGCCAAGTTCTTC
This genomic stretch from Cellulophaga algicola DSM 14237 harbors:
- a CDS encoding DUF3109 family protein, which gives rise to MFQIGKTLVSEEIIENDFVCNLTACKGACCVDGDAGAPLEEKETEILVDIYQKVKPFLRAEGIAVIEDEGAFVKGEDGEWETPLVNGSECAYVVFADNGTAKCGLEEAYNAGATKWKKPVSCHMYPVRIREYSEFTAVNYHKWHICDPACSLGEELKVPVYKFLKEALIRKFGAKWYDELEVAAAEYLK
- a CDS encoding MarC family protein gives rise to the protein MEFHFDFKEIATATMVLFAVIDILGSIPIIVGLRNKVGHIQSEKASIVAAVIMIAFLFIGDEILSLIGIDVNSFAVAGSFIIFFLAIEMILGITLYRDDAPESASIVPIAFPLIAGAGTMTSILSLRAEYYVENIIVAIIINIIFVYLVLKSSKKIEKLLGQTGLSVIRKVFGVILLAIAVKLFAANINQLF
- a CDS encoding tetratricopeptide repeat protein, with amino-acid sequence MQGTKKNSSNPLRYFYWPIAKLACFLFTCLPFSLHSQDIPKEFIKTSDSLIFKAPSAYTEIDKALRTNRRDTLLMRYFASSAAKKKYLDGEAYALNQLGTKYRNISKFSVAIELHKKALEAADKANNLELKVYSLNMLSVAYRRIDAVKTALDYAQEAIELAESVPVLTEGLKRSKNVSLNGIGNIYQNLKQYKVAIEIFEKSLVLEEELHNKLGQAINNQNIGECYEELGDLRTALNYYRKSLAFNEEMNNDMGRVICNNSIAQVFIKQKKTLKAKEILKTTLSKSIALGDHFISSSVFINLGWAQMELGELEASEENLIEGIRLSVKYDLPRSQAIGYNHLSNLFIKKNDYEKSLLFYKRSKEIEDDITNETNVRYVNDVLFRYDTEKKNSQIEALARENELVRLKLRKNENTLLISTLLLALSSLILYILYRQFQLKNEKKLLTLEQSMLRSQMNPHFLFNSLNSIKLYIINNEKKNAVYYLNKFSKLVRKILEASSLKEISLAEELETIELYMNIENIRFSNEIDFQINIENGIDPNAIKIPSLILQPFLENAIWHGLSTREDGKSIHIDIKQENDYFTTIAITDNGIGRAAAEVIKENKVLKRKSIGIDITKERLANFSKDFQNTYEVQIIDLYDENKKPCGTTVIVSIPTI